The Nycticebus coucang isolate mNycCou1 chromosome 8, mNycCou1.pri, whole genome shotgun sequence genome has a window encoding:
- the LSM3 gene encoding U6 snRNA-associated Sm-like protein LSm3, with product MADDVDQQQTTNTVEEPLDLIRLSLDERIYVKMRNDRELRGRLHAYDQHLNMILGDVEETVTTIEIDEETYEEIYKSTKRNIPMLFVRGDGVVLVAPPLRVG from the exons ATGGCGGACGACGTGGACCAG CAACAAACTACCAACACTGTAGAGGAGCCTCTGGATCTTATCAGGCTCAGCCTGGATGAGCGAATTTATGTGAAAATGAGAAATGACCGAGAGCTTCGGGGCAGATTACAT GCTTATGATCAAcatttaaatatgatattgggaGATGTGGAAGAAACTGTAACTACTATAGAAATTGATGAAGAAACATATGAAGAGATATATAAA tcaaCAAAACGGAATATTCCAATGCTTTTTGTCCGAGGAGATGGCGTTGTCCTGGTTGCTCCTCCATTGAGAGTTGGCTGA